TTTTCAAGCGATCTTGGATCATATTAACCAAGGAAAATTAGATGCCTCGGTTCAAGTTGTGGTGAGCAACAGGTCATCAGCCGGTGTATTGGAAATTGCTCGAAATCATGGCATTGCCGCTATGTTCGTCTCAGCCAAGCAATATCCCGATCCAGAGCAGTATGACCAGCAGTTGTTGAATATCTTTGAACAACACCAAGTCAATTTTATCGTGTTGGCTGGCTATTTGAAACTGCTTAGCCCGCTGTTGGTCCAAAAATTTCGGAATCGCATCCTCAATATACATCCTGCACTGTTACCGGCTTTCGGCGGAAAAGGAATGTACGGGATTCATGTGCACGAAGCGGTGCTGAATTACGGATGCAAAATTTCCGGTGTCACGGTTCACTTGGTCGATGAAAATTATGATACAGGCCCGCCTGTATTGCAGCGCTGCGTTCCAGTTGAGGAGGATGACACTCCTGAGACTTTAGCGGCTCGGGTATTGAAGGTGGAGCATGAAATCTATTCAGAAGCACTTCAGCTTTTTGCCCAAGATCGCATCGAGATCGTTGGACGCCGCGTGAAAATTAAGCCAGCTTGAGCGTAATATGCTTCGATCCTCAGCTCTCAAATGACTATTTTGAGGGTCGTTGCAATTGGTTGATTGCAACTTTTTTGACGATCCATTGTCGAGCAGACGATAATTTTTATCTATTGAAATTGAAGTTGATGATGGGATAGAAAATGCAACGAGATCTGGCATGGCGCCAATTTCTTCTTATTCTATTGCTGATGCTGCTTCCGATCGGATTGTCAGCTCAGCGTCCAGATGATTTAGTGAATATCAAAGATTTGGATTCGACGATTATTGTCGATTTGAAGTATGCCACAGCAGATAATTTTTTGCATGATACGCTTTATGCAGCGAATATTTGTTTGCTCCGCCGGGCGGTAGCGGAGCGATTGGTCAAGGTTCATAGAACGTTGCAAGCAGAGGGATTGGGGTTAAAGATTTGGGATGGTTATCGACCGCTATCGGTTCAGAAAAAGATGTGGCAGAAGGTACCCGATCCCCGATATGTGGCAGATCCAGCCCGAGGCTCGAATCATAATCGGGGCGCAGCAGTGGATGTGACCCTGGTCGATCGCTACGGAAATGAGTTAGAAATGCCCACGAAATTTGACGATTTCAGCCCGGCTGCGGCCAGCGATTATCCATACGGTTCTGCAACGGCGCGAAAAAATCGCGAGCGACTGAAACAGGCGATGCGTTCCCAGGGCTTTCGGGCAACTTCATCCGAATGGTGGCATTTCAATGCCCATGATTGCAAAAAGTACTCGATCTTAGATGTACCTTTGGAGCAATTTGCCCGCTCCCATCGCCAAAATTGATAGCGTTTCTGATCAAATTAGGAAAAACAAAGCATGTCCAAAATCAAACAAGCTCTGATCAGTGTTCACGATAAAACTGGCATTGTTGAATTTGCTCGGTCGTTACAACAAATGGAGATCCGCATCATCTCGACTGGCGGGACGGCCCAGTTGCTGCAACAAAATAGGATCAGTTGTCAATCGGTTTCAGCTATTACTGGAATGCCAGAGATGCTCGATGGTCGTGTGAAAACGCTGCACCCGTTTATCCACGGCGCGATTCTGGCTCGCAGGGATAATCCTGACCATCTGCGGCAGCTTCATGAGCAGGGGATCTCGCCAATCGATATGGTCGTGGTAAATCTCTATCCGTTCGAACAGACCATTCGTCAGCCGAATGTTACCATAGATCTGGCGATTGAAAATATCGATATTGGTGGTCCTACTATGATCCGGGCGGCGGCTAAGAATTATGCAGATGTTGCGGTGGTTACCTCGCCGAATCAGTATGCGTCCATCATTAAAGAATTATTGGATCATCGCGGTGAATTGAGCCTGGCAACTCGACAGCGCCTGGCCGTACAGGCGTTTGCGCTGACGCATCAATACGACGGGGCGATCGCTCGTTATCTGCAGAATACAATTGGTTCTGAGCTATATCCCGCGCGACTAACCCTGAATTTGGCGAAGATCAGCGAGCTCCGCTACGGCGAAAACCCGCATCAAACGGCAGCTTTTTATCGTGATCTGAATGCAACCCATCCAGGGATCACGGATCTCCGGCAGCTTCATGGCAAGGAATTGAGTTTCAATAATATCATGGATCTTGATGCTGTGGTGAAGATCGTGCAGAGTTTCGACCAACCCTGCGCGGTCATTGTGAAACATCATAATCCCTGTGGGATTGGGATTGGAACCCAGATCTTCGAGGCGTTTGAAAAAGCATTGGCAACTGATCCGGTTTCAGCTTTCGGAGGAATTTTCGGCTTCAACCGAGCAGTCGATGCGACAACTGCTGCGAAATTGGCAGAAATGTTCATTGAGGTGGTAGTGGCGCCTGAGTATGATGCTGAGGCATTTCAAATATTAGCGAAAAAGAAAAACGTCCGGTTATTGAAGCTGAAAATTTCCTCAGAATTGACCACAGAAATGGATTTTAAGCGGGTCGCGGGCGGCGTATTGGTGCAAAGCCCAGATAACAAAACGATCGATGATCTTGAGCTTCATGTCGTTACCAAACGGGCTCCAACCGAGTTGGAATGGGCTGGTTTGAAATTCGCCTGGAAGGTTGTAAAATGGGTAAAGTCCAATGCGGTGGTTTTTTGTCTGCCGGATCGCACCATTGGCATCGGCGCGGGTCAGATGTCCCGGGTCGATTCATCGCTATTAGCGGTGGAAAAGGCGCGAAGGTCGGGGCTGTCATTGCAAGGAACGGTCGTTGCTTCCGACGCCTTTTTTCCATTTCGGGACGGCGTGGACGCTGCGGCTGAAGCTGGTGCGACCGCAATCATCCAACCTGGTGGTTCAGTCCGCGATGCAGAAGTCATCCAAGCAGCCGATGAACATCGCATGGCAATGGTCTTCACTGGTGTTCGACATTTCCGACATTGAGGATGACATCAAGCTCGTTTGGTCATGATGATTTCTTTATCTTGCTCCGCTAGATTAATTGAAAGTGGACCAAGAGTTCAATGCAATAGAATTTCAAAAAGGTTTTCCGAGTGCCTGAATTTTTTGATGAATAAGAACCATGAAGGGTTATAAGGATAA
This region of candidate division KSB1 bacterium genomic DNA includes:
- the purN gene encoding phosphoribosylglycinamide formyltransferase; the encoded protein is MSRLQLGVLASGRGSNFQAILDHINQGKLDASVQVVVSNRSSAGVLEIARNHGIAAMFVSAKQYPDPEQYDQQLLNIFEQHQVNFIVLAGYLKLLSPLLVQKFRNRILNIHPALLPAFGGKGMYGIHVHEAVLNYGCKISGVTVHLVDENYDTGPPVLQRCVPVEEDDTPETLAARVLKVEHEIYSEALQLFAQDRIEIVGRRVKIKPA
- a CDS encoding M15 family metallopeptidase produces the protein MQRDLAWRQFLLILLLMLLPIGLSAQRPDDLVNIKDLDSTIIVDLKYATADNFLHDTLYAANICLLRRAVAERLVKVHRTLQAEGLGLKIWDGYRPLSVQKKMWQKVPDPRYVADPARGSNHNRGAAVDVTLVDRYGNELEMPTKFDDFSPAAASDYPYGSATARKNRERLKQAMRSQGFRATSSEWWHFNAHDCKKYSILDVPLEQFARSHRQN
- the purH gene encoding bifunctional phosphoribosylaminoimidazolecarboxamide formyltransferase/IMP cyclohydrolase, producing MSKIKQALISVHDKTGIVEFARSLQQMEIRIISTGGTAQLLQQNRISCQSVSAITGMPEMLDGRVKTLHPFIHGAILARRDNPDHLRQLHEQGISPIDMVVVNLYPFEQTIRQPNVTIDLAIENIDIGGPTMIRAAAKNYADVAVVTSPNQYASIIKELLDHRGELSLATRQRLAVQAFALTHQYDGAIARYLQNTIGSELYPARLTLNLAKISELRYGENPHQTAAFYRDLNATHPGITDLRQLHGKELSFNNIMDLDAVVKIVQSFDQPCAVIVKHHNPCGIGIGTQIFEAFEKALATDPVSAFGGIFGFNRAVDATTAAKLAEMFIEVVVAPEYDAEAFQILAKKKNVRLLKLKISSELTTEMDFKRVAGGVLVQSPDNKTIDDLELHVVTKRAPTELEWAGLKFAWKVVKWVKSNAVVFCLPDRTIGIGAGQMSRVDSSLLAVEKARRSGLSLQGTVVASDAFFPFRDGVDAAAEAGATAIIQPGGSVRDAEVIQAADEHRMAMVFTGVRHFRH